A portion of the Diprion similis isolate iyDipSimi1 chromosome 4, iyDipSimi1.1, whole genome shotgun sequence genome contains these proteins:
- the LOC124405939 gene encoding luciferin 4-monooxygenase-like — MLINSQLKVVDPDTSRILGTNQVGELLWKTKTTMNCYYNDPDATAATIDEEGWMHSGDFGYYNEGGEIFVTDRMKELIIRLPHPVDDEDPVTSVVRTESFVTEIEYGYFICEILWVTEQELIDLVATEMVDNKRLRGGVRFMDHLPKIPSNKIQDRYMCIGEVYDIKVKVTYQFSHLQDQLS; from the exons ATGTTAATCAATTCTCAACTAAAGGTGGTCGACCCAGATACCAGCAGAATATTGGGAACCAATCAAGTGGGTGAACTATTGTGGAAAACTAAGACCACGATGAACTGTTACTATAACGATCCGGATGCTACAGCCGCAACCATCGATGAGGAAG GTTGGATGCACTCGGGAGATTTTGGTTACTACAACGAAGGCGGGGAGATATTCGTGACAGATAGGATGAAAGAactaattatac GCTTGCCTCATCCTGTGGATGACGAGGATCCTGTTACTTCTGTAGTTAGAACGGAGTCTTTTGTCACCGAAATAGAG tatggATACTTCATTTGTGAAATTCTTTGGGTTACAGAACAGGAATTGATTGACTTAGTGGCTACAGAAATGGTTGACAACAAGCGACTGCGAGGTGGAGTCAGATTCATGGATCATCTACCAAAAATACCGTCGAATAAAATTCAAGACAGATATATGTGTATTGGCGAGGTCTATGACATCAAAGTGAAAGTCACCTACCAATTTTCTCATCTGCAAGACcaattgagttga